AAGAATACCATCAGGACAAGTCATGTGCAGCTCTAAAAATTATTACATTGTAAAGATTAAGATACGCTAGTCATATCGATTTTTGGGACATGTCAATGAGAAATATCAATATGGAGGTTGCTTGCTTAACGCATACATTATATCATCCGGATAAAAATAAATGTGATGGCCCTAGGAATACAAGGGCTAAGGCAGAATGAAAAGTAATATGTAATACACAGAACATCTGCAGCTGGCTCAGTAGTCAAGACAGTGGGATTAGTTATTCAACCATATTTTACAAATTTGCCTATGAAGCAATTAATCTAGAGGCACACGGGTACGAGTAGAATTCCGTGTAGAGCTTACCGTCTTCCTGTAGTACTCATTTTCAGCTCTCAACTCTTCATTCTGCTTCTTCAAAGACTTGTTCTCCTCTGTCTTGAAATGCAACTCCAGTTCGAGCCTCTGAATCTGTTCAGCCTCGAGCTCTTTCGTCTTGCGAACAAGCTGCAGCCTCAGCCTCTGATTCTCAGCTCTCAGATACTCACCTGCATTGATACAAAATATATTATCGAGAAAAGCATTGTGTATTTTGAAATATGCGAGCACTAGGAGCTAGTGATTATCTTTTGTATACCTTGACTTGTTTTGTTCTGGATCTCGATTCCAATCGGTTGCACTCCGTTGGGTGTCACGGTTGCTTTCCTCTTCCTTCCTTGCTCCCAGCCTCCAATCTGAACGTAGTTGCCTACAGAAACATACTTGtctgcatttaaacattttatttgCACATTACTCACAATGTAATCAATCTGACAGATAACGACGCACGCTTTCTACTCATGATGAAAGTGAAACTGCATACATGGATACTGTGTTCTAAAATAAGTACCAATTGCAAGGTATGATGAATACTTCTTTATACCTTGACCTTCTTCGTTCTGGATCTCAATTCCAGTAGCCTGCAGTTCGTTTCGTTTAGCAGTTACTTCTCTCTTCCTTCCTTGCTCCCAGCCTCCAATCTTAACGTAGTTGTCCTCAGAAACGTGCTCGTCTGCATTTAAACATTTCATTTGCACACCATTCAAAGCGCGATCAATCTCCGAGATAACGAAGCATGCATTCGACTCATGATGAAACTGCTGTGTTCTATAAGTACAGATTGCAACAAGGTGTGATCAACACTTCTTTATACCTTGACCTTCTTCGTTCTGGATCTCATTTCCGGTAGCCTGCGGTTCGTATCGTTCGGCGGTTGCTGTTCTCTTCATTCCCTGCAGCCCGCCTCCAATCTGAACATAGCTGTCCTCAGAAACATGCTCGGCTGCACTTAAACATTCCATTCGCACACCACTCAAAATGTAGTAATTCTCAGAGATAACAAAGCACACATTCTAATTCTACTCATGATGAACTGCATACATGGATATTATGTTCTATAAGTAACAGTTGCAAGAAGGGGTGGTCAATACTTGTTTATACCTTCATCTTCAGAAGCCCGTGGTGTATTTAGTTTGGCGTCTCCTTCTATGTTCCTTCCCTGCAGCTCACCTTCACGCGGAAAACGGCTATCCTCAGAAACCCCCTCCTCTGCAACAGACATTTTCCATTTGCAACACCACTCAGGTTTCAAAAATCCAATCAATCTCACAGATATAGCACCAATTGCATGGAAAATCAAGAACATCGTCGATCTACACTACAGCTAGTACTAATTGCAGGAACATTTGAGTTTACGATCCAGTGGTACCAAATGCTCTGCTCCTGGGAACTGGTTTTTCTAGAGGGCGTGGAAACTGTGTTGACTGCATAGAAACCAAACGCATTTGGCTGATCGTTGACCAGGATTCAAACTGTGGAGTCGATCGATTCAACGATTTCCCCGAGAAAACCCTAAATCAGGGTCTGAACCCCCGAAAAATCCCCCAATCTATCGGGGAAGCATCCTAGAAGCCGCTTGCGATTTCCGGAGCTGCGAGCCATGCGAGATGGAGGCGGCGAGAAATCGAAGCAAGGGGTGACCGTCCACGGCGATAGAAAATGAAAATGTAATTAAGGAAGTGCGTGCGAGTGAGACTCCCGCTTAATTACCGTCGCAATCGCCGGCGGCGCCCTCCCTCCCGGCGGGCGCGTGGGCCTCCGACGCCGTCTCCTCGCCCGCATtctcctcctcctgctgctgcccCTGCTCGAAACCGGAATCGGAGTCCGTCCCGTCTTCATCGTCGTCTTGCCCTTGGTCGACGGCGACGCCATTGTTGAATGTCTCCCACCACTTTTTGAAGTCGTCAGgtacgtcggcggcggtggtggccatgcGGATGTTGGCCGGAGCGAAAGCGGAAGACTCTCGTGCttctcactctccccctctctctctcaggaGTCCGGTTGTGATTTGCGAGTGGTGGGTGCGGACTGACGACGAAATTATCGAGTTTACTTAACTTTTCACCTTTCCACTGTACCCACGCGCTGCAATTCCATTCCATTTtcctaaagaaaaaaaatcaaaatgctaCTCAAAGA
The Triticum dicoccoides isolate Atlit2015 ecotype Zavitan chromosome 3A, WEW_v2.0, whole genome shotgun sequence genome window above contains:
- the LOC119271147 gene encoding sodium/potassium/calcium exchanger 1-like, encoding MATTAADVPDDFKKWWETFNNGVAVDQGQDDDEDGTDSDSGFEQGQQQEEENAGEETASEAHAPAGREGAAGDCDEEGVSEDSRFPREGELQGRNIEGDAKLNTPRASEDEAEHVSEDSYVQIGGGLQGMKRTATAERYEPQATGNEIQNEEGQDEHVSEDNYVKIGGWEQGRKREVTAKRNELQATGIEIQNEEGQDKYVSVGNYVQIGGWEQGRKRKATVTPNGVQPIGIEIQNKTSQGEYLRAENQRLRLQLVRKTKELEAEQIQRLELELHFKTEENKSLKKQNEELRAENEYYRKTAKPQKKRRL